Proteins encoded in a region of the Dryobates pubescens isolate bDryPub1 chromosome 14, bDryPub1.pri, whole genome shotgun sequence genome:
- the HHLA1 gene encoding HERV-H LTR-associating protein 1 has translation MMQFFCWHVGVKMSLGFLCLFLVFSTASCIRREKREKQVAVLATAELPAKSLDLAAINLTELVNSMLSTALKGTKKLFSLLSVTSYSSFAFHKVSVTIYNISNVKNVDPGKFPMHYCYCLNNVTNDLTDFTALLVDIVGNSTSYLTEIFKSSSILPVRQSNDSDCIYICVMTGQTGRNLSDFWEMLEKSPVVNYTFSSNASSDLDLDSVFSSFVKLQEDSNKTLAASTEHVWTSKTTRIPLVQKKEEIPTTRFSAWPKTAGAKGSLHVDDSRPGGTAIPPPTAGRSLALLPALQPSTTDMDMFWMQTMSPQETSKVMQTEPGLSSSVLPLPPHKPGVSLKLYSATRCPQAILKESRVTSPPVTLIVQKINPCVMELCRFFQLCLCVGQRRYSRKEAMRYCVEYYSWFLNNASYVCERVKRLAYSYTLKQKCLKNICASL, from the exons ATGATGCAGTTTTTCTGCTGGCATGTGGGAGTGAAGATGAGCCTGGGATTTCTGTGCCTCTTTCTGGTTTTCAGTACTG CTTCATGcataagaagagaaaagagagagaagcaagTGGCAGTGCTGGCTACAGCAG agctgccagcaaAGTCCTTGGATCTGGCTGCTATTAACCTGACAGAGCTGGTGAATAGtatgctgagcacagccctcaaAG GTACCAAAAAACTCTTCTCTTTGCTGAGTGTCACATCTTACAGCTCCTTTGCCTTCCACAAAGTGTCAGTCACCATTTATAACA TTTCTAACGTGAAAAATGTTGACCCTGGCAAGTTCCCTATGCATTACTGCTACTGTTTGAACAACGTGACAAATGACTTGACAG ATTTTACAGCTTTACTTGTTGATATTGTCGGAAACTCCACCAGCTATCTCACAGAGATTTTCAAATCCAGTTCTATTCTCCCAG tGCGTCAGAGCAATGATTCTGATTGTATCTACATCTGTGTGATGACAGGACAGACAG GGAGAAATTTGTCTGACTTTTGGGAAATGCTGGAAAAGTCTCCTGTTGTTAATTACACATTTTCCAGCAATGCATCTTCTGACCTGG ACCTAGATTCGGTTTTTTCAAGCTTCGTGAAATTGCAGGAAGACTCAAACAAAACACTGGCTGCATCGACAGAACATGTGTGGACTTCAAAAA ctACCAGGATCCCTCTTGtccagaaaaaggaggaaatccCCACCACGAGGTTCTCGGCATGGCCAAAGACTGCTGGAGCAAAAGGATCACTGCATGTGGATGATTCCAGACCAGGAGGCACAGCCATACCCCCTCCAACTGCTGGGAGGAGCTTAGCCCtgttgccagctctgcagcccagcacca CTGACATGGACATGTTTTGGATGCAGACAATGTCTCCTCAAGAAACCAGCAAAGTGATGCAAACAGAGCCAG GTTTGTCTTCCTCAGTACTTCCTTTGCCACCACACAAGCCTGGTGTGTCACTAAAACTGTACTCAGCTACCC GGTGCCCACAGGCGATCCTCAAAGAGTCCCGTGTGACCTCACCTCCTGTCACTCTTATAGTTCAAAAGATCAATCCCTGTGTGATGGAGTTGTGTAGGTTTTTTCAGCTATGCCTCTGTGTTGGTCAGAGAAGATATTCCAGGAAGGAAGCTATGAG GTACTGTGTTGAATACTATTCCTGGTTCTTGAATAATGCAAGTTATGTCTGTGAAAGAGTCAAAAGACTTGCTTACTCTTACA cattaaaacaaaaatgccTTAAAAATATCTGTGCGTCGCTCTAG